Below is a genomic region from Thunnus albacares chromosome 4, fThuAlb1.1, whole genome shotgun sequence.
CAGAGCAGATCTGGTGGTTCGTGCTCTGATAGGGGTTGGAGCTCCACGCTGCAGAGCTGGACAGTGAAGGTAGTGTGACTGGTGCACATGGCCACCTAGTGGTGCTGATAAGTAGGactatttgctgtttttactgaaCCGGCGACAGATATATCGGGGGCTTGTATGCTGTAGTGCTGGTCATTCCTGACGTTGCCAGAGATGATGATGGAGCTTTCAATTTCTGCAGCATTTTTCtcttataatatttttatttccgtatttgtattttaaaggcaTATAAATATTTGTGGACAATAAACCTGCTAATTCTTGGGATTTACTCAGTTTATGAtttagttagttttttttttttttttttttagaatcaCCTTTTATCAGTGACCTTTTAGATCCGActtctgctgttttgttttgttttggttttttgccATCTGTGCCTTaagtttacttttatttttgccAAGTGTTTCATATTATTTAGATAAGGGAATTtttgctctcctcctctgtggatTCTTGCATCTTCTGATTTAAGAAAGAATGGGTGATTGAGGTTCAGCAAAGAAGTGACtcgtttttttttatcatttcagaaGCATGTTTTGAGCCTCATCATATCTCACCCTTCGTCTCGTCACCTGTGAGGACGCACGGACGACTTTATCACTTAAGACCATTCAGGTGACTGTTCCAGCTATTGCATGACTGCACAGCCCTGACTCATCTGCAGAGGACAAGCCTGCGACAATGGAAAGTATCTCAAACCAAAGTGACTTTTGGCAATTCAACGAATCCTGGCGGAACTCAAGTCTCGTTAACGGAACCGCTGGGCTCAATCAGACGAACCCCCTGAAGCGGAATGAAGAGGTGGCGAAGGTGGAGGTGACTGTGCTCGCTCTGGTGCTGTTTCTGGCGCTGGCGGGGAACCTGTGCGTCCTGCTGGCCATCCACACCACCAAACACAGCCAGTCTCGTATGTATTACTTTATGAAGCACCTGAGCATCGCCGATCTAGTTGTGGCGATATTTCAAGTTCTTCCCCAACTTATCTGGGACATAACATTTCGATTCTATGGACCAGACATTTTATGCAGGTTGGTGAAATACCTACAAGTCGTTGGGATGTTCGCCTCCACTTACATGTTAGTTTTGATGTCCGTAGACAGGTGTTTGGCTATTTGTCAGCCTCTTCGTTCTTTGCACAGGAGAAAAGACCGTTTCTATGTCATATTTTCCTGGGTCCTGAGCCTGCTCTTCAGTATCCCACAGATGTTCATCTTTTCCCTGAGAGAGGTTGGGTCGGCCGGATCAGGAGTGTATGACTGCTGGGGTGACTTCGTAATGCCTTGGGGAGCCAAAGCTTATATCACATGGATCAGTCTCACCATATACATCATTCCAGTGGCCATACTGAGCATTTGCTATGGGTTGATAAGCTTCAAAATTTGgcaaaactttaaactgaaaaccaggCGGGAGCAGTGCATAAGCCTGACGCCCAAAACCTCCAAAAGCAACACGCTGGCCCGTGTGAGCAGCGTAAAGCTCATCTCCAAGGCGAAGATAACCACAGTGAAAATGACTTTCGTCATAGTCGTGGCTTATATTGTCTGCTGGACCCCCTTTTTCTCTGTTCAGATGTGGTCTGCGTGGGATCCAGCAGCGCCCCGTGAGGGTAGGTTAAAATTTAAAGTTCAGTATTATACGGAGGGCGCGCAGCTGCTGCGCAAAAACTGTTGTGCCTATaatgtatttacacattttacacacatacactctacAGTCCCACACCCTCTTAACGCCTTTTTCCTGACAATATTGCCGCCTGAAAATGGAGTTTGCGCCGTGGCATATGGGATCCTTTTTGCTGTGCGCATCGGTGGTTTTTACGCACGAAGATGCGAGCGAAATCATTCAGTTGGGGCCTACTGAGACAACAAAAACGCAATTTTCAGCTGTGTTTATTCAGTCTTTTTCATTCACGTGGTTTAGACACCGGAGCTTTGACTCAAGGGGGACCCGGGCTCTGCTGCTTCGGGTAAACAACCCAGCCAGGGTGGGGAAGCTCAGCGCAGGATGTTAAATCTCAAGATACCTTGAAAGcgtaaacaaaaatgaaaaggaaacttTGGATTGTTTCCTCTGTTGGTTGAATTACAAATGCTGGTATAGTATACACCCCTGAGGTGCGTGTCTGTGACGTTTGATCAGTCGTTATGGCAAATTGATAATAATAGGATTTttgtttaatgaaaaatgtctctACAATGCAAACTTTCAAATCTAACttctggtttgtttacatcagaaATATATGGAACACAGCTGGATAcagacatattttgttttgtcaaattatataattatatttctgAATATACCTTTATGTATTTGGTTGCAATTATGAGTAATTGAGTCTTTTAAAGTGCGCAATAAGCTGCACACACAATTTCCCAAGTTTCCTCTGACCCTGAGAGCGACTGACGGCTAATCATTAATCAAATTAGTGTGCGCCACAGCGCACCAAGCAGCTTTATTTGTGCCTGTGGGGCACGTTGGAGTGCGTCGTTGACATTTAACCACAATAGGCTTCTCAGTAGCCATCGACTGTATGTGGTACCTATATTTATCGATCCTCTAGACTATGGCCACACCCATGCAACGACAGAAGATTAATGTACCAATTTGACTGCATGTtgtatttgtacatgtgaaaGTCTGCGCCATTCTATTTTTCCATTGCATTTAGGTAGAGGTAAGTAAAAGCCACACATATGTATTACCttgataacaaaaaaataaaaatatgtttaatc
It encodes:
- the oxtra gene encoding oxytocin receptor isoform X2 — translated: MESISNQSDFWQFNESWRNSSLVNGTAGLNQTNPLKRNEEVAKVEVTVLALVLFLALAGNLCVLLAIHTTKHSQSRMYYFMKHLSIADLVVAIFQVLPQLIWDITFRFYGPDILCRLVKYLQVVGMFASTYMLVLMSVDRCLAICQPLRSLHRRKDRFYVIFSWVLSLLFSIPQMFIFSLREVGSAGSGVYDCWGDFVMPWGAKAYITWISLTIYIIPVAILSICYGLISFKIWQNFKLKTRREQCISLTPKTSKSNTLARVSSVKLISKAKITTVKMTFVIVVAYIVCWTPFFSVQMWSAWDPAAPREEPSVQGGD
- the oxtra gene encoding oxytocin receptor isoform X1, with the translated sequence MESISNQSDFWQFNESWRNSSLVNGTAGLNQTNPLKRNEEVAKVEVTVLALVLFLALAGNLCVLLAIHTTKHSQSRMYYFMKHLSIADLVVAIFQVLPQLIWDITFRFYGPDILCRLVKYLQVVGMFASTYMLVLMSVDRCLAICQPLRSLHRRKDRFYVIFSWVLSLLFSIPQMFIFSLREVGSAGSGVYDCWGDFVMPWGAKAYITWISLTIYIIPVAILSICYGLISFKIWQNFKLKTRREQCISLTPKTSKSNTLARVSSVKLISKAKITTVKMTFVIVVAYIVCWTPFFSVQMWSAWDPAAPREAMPFIISMLLASLNSCCNPWIYMCFAGHLFQDLRQNFLCCSARYLKSSQCRCERDFDSSHKSNSSTFAIKSTSSQRSITQTSTT